Proteins encoded by one window of Nocardioides euryhalodurans:
- a CDS encoding fatty acid desaturase family protein, whose translation MAIADVKEYAHLTTEEVDQLGRELDAIRAEVEDSRCAADAAYINRLIKVQRGLATAGRVVLAATPHSRRTRIPGAIAGGALLGAAKILENMEIGHNVMHGQWDWMNDPEIHSSTWEWDTAQPAEQWKHSHNYVHHQFTNVLGHDNDIGYGILRMAREQKWHPANLGQPVYNALLAGLFQWGVALHDLDIEAIRKGRKDPKEMKRQLKQIWRKGRNQVLKDYVVYPALSGPRWRTTLAANAAANLTRNVWSYVIIFCGHFPDGALHFTEEELEDETRAEWYLRQMLGSANFEGGPALHIASGSLGFQIEHHLFPDLPSNRYPEIAVKVRALCEKYDLPYTTGPLHRQYGQALRTIMKLSVPNGWTSSDQPGPPTPAVDRGRRTDDERPTRRTELGSWSRGHSEARA comes from the coding sequence ATGGCCATCGCCGACGTCAAGGAGTACGCCCACCTCACGACCGAGGAGGTGGATCAGCTCGGCCGCGAGCTCGACGCGATCCGGGCCGAGGTCGAGGACTCTCGCTGCGCCGCCGACGCGGCGTACATCAACCGGCTGATCAAGGTCCAGCGCGGCCTCGCGACCGCGGGCCGGGTGGTGCTGGCCGCGACGCCCCACTCGAGGCGGACCCGGATCCCCGGTGCGATCGCCGGCGGCGCCCTGCTCGGGGCGGCCAAGATCCTCGAGAACATGGAGATCGGCCACAACGTCATGCACGGCCAGTGGGACTGGATGAACGACCCCGAGATCCACTCCTCCACCTGGGAGTGGGACACCGCGCAGCCGGCCGAGCAGTGGAAGCACAGCCACAACTACGTGCACCACCAGTTCACCAACGTGCTCGGCCACGACAACGACATCGGTTACGGCATCCTCCGGATGGCGCGCGAGCAGAAGTGGCACCCCGCCAACCTCGGGCAGCCGGTCTACAACGCGTTGCTCGCCGGGCTGTTCCAGTGGGGCGTGGCGCTGCACGACCTCGACATCGAGGCGATCCGGAAGGGCAGGAAGGACCCGAAGGAGATGAAGCGCCAGCTCAAGCAGATCTGGCGCAAGGGTCGCAACCAGGTGCTCAAGGACTACGTCGTCTACCCCGCGCTGAGCGGTCCCCGGTGGCGTACGACGCTGGCCGCCAACGCGGCCGCGAACCTCACCCGCAACGTCTGGTCCTACGTGATCATCTTCTGCGGCCACTTCCCGGACGGTGCGCTGCACTTCACCGAGGAGGAGCTCGAGGACGAGACCCGCGCCGAGTGGTACCTCCGGCAGATGCTCGGCTCGGCCAACTTCGAGGGCGGCCCGGCGCTCCACATCGCCTCGGGCAGCCTCGGCTTCCAGATCGAGCACCACCTCTTCCCCGACCTCCCGAGCAACCGCTACCCGGAGATCGCGGTCAAGGTGCGGGCCCTGTGCGAGAAGTACGACCTCCCCTACACGACCGGGCCACTGCACCGGCAGTACGGCCAGGCGCTGCGCACGATCATGAAGCTGTCGGTCCCCAACGGTTGGACCAGCAGCGACCAGCCCGGGCCGCCGACACCCGCGGTCGACCGGGGCCGCAGGACCGACGACGAGCGACCCACCCGGCGTACCGAGCTCGGCTCGTGGTCGCGAGGGCACTCGGAGGCCCGGGCATGA
- a CDS encoding DUF4349 domain-containing protein yields MNGLRTLAGSGLLVMTLGLVGCAGGGDEAGDSGAEPASTEQEAPAGDRSLAAGGTALDTGSTRSSVGEVADRAAPDTRAPAVISTGSLTVESDDVAGARFDLGKVVDALGGSIADEKTTAGEDGEARLSRLVLRIPSEEFDRAMTDLAALGDVTASTRKAEDVTTQVIDTEVRIRAQEQSLRRVEVLLARAQSIQDVVAIEAQLTQRQAELDSLKSQLAWLEDQTSLSTITVYLEAEDEPAPAEQEQDTAAFLAGLDAGWDALTAVAGGLARVAGALLPFAAVALLLGLPAWLVLRRFLARHPVRRPTAEA; encoded by the coding sequence ATGAACGGACTCCGCACGCTGGCCGGCAGCGGCCTGTTGGTGATGACGTTGGGCCTCGTCGGGTGCGCCGGCGGCGGGGACGAGGCCGGTGACTCCGGCGCCGAACCGGCCAGCACGGAGCAGGAGGCGCCTGCCGGCGACCGGTCGCTGGCCGCCGGGGGCACCGCGCTCGACACCGGGTCGACCCGCTCCTCCGTCGGGGAGGTCGCCGACCGGGCCGCGCCGGACACCCGCGCACCTGCGGTGATCTCGACCGGGAGCCTCACCGTCGAGAGCGACGACGTCGCCGGGGCGAGGTTCGACCTCGGCAAGGTCGTCGACGCGCTCGGCGGCTCGATCGCCGACGAGAAGACCACGGCGGGCGAGGACGGCGAGGCCCGGCTCTCCCGGCTCGTGCTGCGGATCCCGAGCGAGGAGTTCGACCGTGCGATGACCGACCTGGCGGCACTGGGCGACGTCACGGCCTCCACCCGCAAGGCCGAGGACGTGACGACGCAGGTGATCGACACCGAGGTCCGCATCCGCGCCCAGGAGCAGAGCCTGCGCCGGGTCGAGGTGCTGCTGGCACGGGCCCAGAGCATCCAGGACGTCGTCGCCATCGAGGCCCAGCTCACCCAGCGCCAGGCCGAGCTGGACTCGCTGAAGTCGCAGCTCGCCTGGCTCGAGGACCAGACCTCGCTGTCGACGATCACGGTCTACCTCGAGGCCGAGGACGAGCCGGCGCCGGCGGAGCAGGAGCAGGACACCGCCGCCTTCCTCGCCGGCCTCGACGCCGGCTGGGACGCGCTGACGGCGGTCGCGGGCGGTCTCGCCAGGGTGGCGGGCGCACTGCTGCCGTTCGCCGCGGTCGCGCTGCTGCTCGGCCTCCCCGCCTGGCTGGTGCTGCGGCGCTTCCTGGCCCGGCATCCCGTCCGACGCCCCACGGCCGAGGCCTGA
- a CDS encoding flavin reductase family protein: MTSTDLPDDRALRDAFGTFPSGVVAVAGRVGGRLVGIAASSFTSVSIEPALVSFSIARSSSTWPMLRDARQIGISVLADHHDALCRQLAGPAEARFDDLALHTTADGAVLLDEAVATFTCTVHEEIEAGDHVIVLLEVADLSMEQERPPLVFHRSGFQRLHRDDLDPARLDGRINGQPVEGGTGPAADTGGEGSGDEGADAA; the protein is encoded by the coding sequence ATGACCTCGACCGACCTCCCCGACGACCGCGCCCTCCGTGACGCCTTCGGCACCTTCCCCAGCGGGGTGGTCGCCGTCGCCGGCCGAGTGGGTGGCCGGCTGGTGGGCATCGCCGCGAGCTCGTTCACCTCGGTGAGCATCGAGCCCGCCCTGGTGTCGTTCTCGATCGCCCGGTCGAGCAGCACCTGGCCGATGCTGCGCGACGCACGGCAGATCGGCATCAGCGTGCTCGCCGACCACCACGACGCGCTGTGCCGCCAGCTCGCGGGTCCGGCCGAGGCGCGCTTCGACGACCTCGCCCTCCACACCACCGCCGACGGGGCGGTGCTCCTGGACGAGGCGGTCGCGACCTTCACGTGCACGGTCCACGAGGAGATCGAGGCAGGGGACCACGTGATCGTGCTGCTCGAGGTCGCCGACCTGTCGATGGAGCAGGAGCGGCCCCCGCTCGTCTTCCACCGCAGCGGGTTCCAGCGGCTCCACCGCGACGACCTCGACCCCGCCCGGCTCGACGGGAGGATCAACGGCCAGCCGGTCGAGGGCGGGACCGGACCCGCGGCGGACACCGGGGGCGAGGGGTCGGGGGACGAGGGCGCGGACGCTGCCTGA
- the hemE gene encoding uroporphyrinogen decarboxylase: protein MEAVSDSPLLRAARGESVSRTPVWFMRQAGRSLPEYLALREGVAMLDACMDPALVTEITLQPVRRYGVDAAIFFSDIVLPLKAVGVDLDIKPGVGPVVASPVRTLADVAAIPDLDPSHVPFITEAVRTLVGELGSTPLIGFAGAPFTVASYLVEGGPSKDQARTKAMMFGAPEVWDALMRKIAGISAAYLEVQVAAGASAVQLFDSWAGALTPTDYATHVMPHSAAVLERAGRLGVPRIHFGVGTSNLLTLMGEAGADVVGVDWRTPLADAIERVGDRAVQGNLDPALVFAPTEVMLQRAAEVIEAGRYARGHIFNLGHGVIPSTDPDQLARLTDFVHTYEPRG, encoded by the coding sequence ATGGAGGCGGTATCGGACAGCCCGCTGCTGCGCGCGGCGCGGGGCGAGTCGGTGTCGCGGACACCGGTGTGGTTCATGAGGCAGGCCGGGCGTTCCCTGCCCGAGTACCTCGCGCTGCGGGAGGGCGTCGCCATGCTCGACGCCTGCATGGACCCGGCGCTGGTCACCGAGATCACGCTCCAGCCCGTCCGCCGGTACGGCGTCGACGCGGCCATCTTCTTCTCCGACATCGTGCTGCCGCTCAAGGCGGTCGGGGTCGACCTGGACATCAAGCCTGGCGTGGGCCCGGTCGTCGCCTCCCCGGTGCGGACCCTGGCCGACGTCGCGGCGATCCCGGACCTCGACCCCTCCCACGTCCCCTTCATCACCGAGGCGGTCCGGACGCTCGTCGGCGAGCTCGGGTCGACGCCGCTGATCGGCTTCGCGGGCGCACCCTTCACCGTGGCGTCGTACCTCGTCGAGGGCGGGCCCTCCAAGGACCAGGCCCGGACCAAGGCGATGATGTTCGGCGCCCCCGAGGTGTGGGACGCGCTGATGCGCAAGATCGCCGGCATCTCGGCGGCCTACCTCGAGGTGCAGGTGGCCGCGGGCGCCTCGGCGGTGCAGCTCTTCGACTCCTGGGCCGGGGCGTTGACCCCGACCGACTACGCCACCCACGTCATGCCCCACTCCGCAGCCGTGCTCGAGCGGGCCGGACGCCTCGGCGTGCCCCGCATCCACTTCGGTGTCGGCACCTCCAACCTGCTGACCCTGATGGGCGAGGCGGGCGCCGACGTCGTCGGGGTCGACTGGCGTACGCCGCTCGCCGACGCGATCGAGCGGGTCGGCGACCGGGCCGTGCAGGGCAACCTCGACCCCGCGCTGGTGTTCGCCCCGACCGAGGTGATGCTGCAGCGCGCCGCCGAGGTGATCGAGGCCGGGCGCTACGCCCGCGGCCACATCTTCAACCTCGGCCACGGCGTCATCCCGTCGACCGACCCCGACCAGCTCGCTCGGCTGACCGACTTCGTGCACACCTACGAGCCGCGCGGCTGA
- the hemQ gene encoding hydrogen peroxide-dependent heme synthase codes for MSTPTTNAARLKELNDSIRYTMWSVFRLETPLGDADRVAEAADVEALLEVLAERDVVVRGVYDVSGLRADADVMVWWHATTSEELQDAYNAFRRTSFGRRLAPVWSQMALHRPAEFNKSHVPAFLDGEEPRKHVCVYPFVRSYDWYLLDDAERRRMLAEHGQMARGFADVRANTVASFALGDYEWLLAFEADELHRIVDLMRHLRASEARRHVREEVPFYTGARTGVAELLQRLP; via the coding sequence ATGAGCACGCCCACCACCAACGCCGCCCGCCTCAAGGAGCTCAACGACTCCATCCGCTACACCATGTGGTCGGTGTTCCGGCTCGAGACGCCGCTCGGCGACGCCGACCGCGTGGCCGAGGCGGCCGACGTCGAGGCGCTCCTCGAGGTGCTCGCGGAGCGCGACGTCGTGGTGCGCGGCGTCTACGACGTCTCCGGGCTGCGGGCCGACGCCGACGTGATGGTCTGGTGGCACGCCACGACGAGCGAGGAGCTCCAGGACGCCTACAACGCGTTCCGGCGGACGTCGTTCGGGCGGCGGCTGGCGCCGGTGTGGTCGCAGATGGCGCTGCACCGGCCCGCGGAGTTCAACAAGAGCCACGTCCCGGCGTTCCTCGACGGCGAGGAGCCGCGCAAGCACGTGTGCGTCTACCCCTTCGTGCGCTCCTACGACTGGTACCTCCTCGACGACGCCGAGCGTCGCCGGATGCTCGCCGAGCACGGCCAGATGGCCCGCGGGTTCGCCGACGTGCGCGCCAACACCGTGGCGAGCTTCGCGCTCGGCGACTACGAGTGGCTGCTCGCCTTCGAGGCCGACGAGCTGCACCGGATCGTCGACCTGATGCGCCACCTCCGCGCCTCCGAGGCGCGTCGCCACGTCCGCGAGGAGGTGCCGTTCTACACCGGCGCCCGGACCGGGGTCGCCGAGCTGCTCCAGCGGCTTCCGTGA
- the hemG gene encoding protoporphyrinogen oxidase, whose product MPGVVVVGGGIAGLTAAHLLADEHDVLVLEASPAVGGKLRLAEVGGVAVDVGAESVLARRPEAVDLVSSLGLPVVHPSSTSSSLWTRGELRPLPRSLMGLPLDLDGLARSGVLSDAALDVVRREPDLPPLDLSRDRSVADVVAERFGQEVVDRLVEPLLGGVYAGHAGNLSAHATTPQLLALAREGSLLEAAARLPVSDAPVFGGVPGGLGRLPVALAGSGRFEVRTGATVRGLARTETGFALTVGSTRDAEVVTADRVVLACPATPAARLLAEVAPAAAIELAEVESASMAIVTHAFRAEDLGDLATTASSGFLVPPVDGRAIKAATYSFAKWAWVREAGAAAGGVLLLRTSVGRHREESALQHPDEVLVASSLAELAAATGVAARPVDSHVQRWGGALPQYALGHVDRVARIRSAVARVPGLSVCGAAYDGVGIPAVVASARRATMEP is encoded by the coding sequence ATGCCGGGCGTGGTGGTCGTGGGGGGCGGGATCGCGGGACTGACCGCGGCCCACCTCCTCGCCGACGAGCACGACGTCCTCGTGCTCGAGGCGTCGCCCGCCGTCGGCGGCAAGCTGCGGCTGGCCGAGGTCGGGGGAGTGGCGGTCGACGTCGGCGCCGAGTCGGTGCTGGCCCGGCGTCCCGAGGCCGTCGACCTGGTGAGCTCGCTGGGGCTGCCCGTGGTGCACCCCTCGTCCACGTCGTCCTCGCTCTGGACCCGGGGCGAGCTGCGACCGCTGCCGCGCTCCCTGATGGGGCTGCCCCTGGACCTCGACGGCCTCGCGCGGTCCGGGGTGCTCAGTGACGCGGCCCTCGACGTCGTACGCCGGGAGCCGGACCTGCCGCCCCTGGACCTCTCCCGGGACCGCAGCGTGGCCGACGTGGTCGCCGAGCGCTTCGGGCAGGAGGTCGTCGACCGGCTCGTGGAGCCGCTGCTCGGGGGCGTCTACGCCGGTCACGCGGGCAACCTGTCGGCCCACGCCACCACCCCGCAGCTCCTCGCCCTCGCCCGCGAGGGCTCCCTGCTCGAGGCGGCAGCGCGGCTGCCCGTCAGCGACGCCCCGGTGTTCGGCGGCGTCCCCGGCGGCCTCGGGAGACTCCCCGTCGCGCTGGCCGGGAGCGGCCGCTTCGAGGTGCGCACCGGTGCGACCGTCCGCGGGCTCGCGCGGACCGAGACCGGCTTCGCCCTCACGGTCGGGTCGACCCGCGACGCCGAGGTCGTGACGGCCGACCGCGTCGTCCTCGCCTGCCCGGCGACGCCGGCTGCCCGGCTGCTCGCCGAGGTCGCCCCCGCGGCCGCGATCGAGCTCGCCGAGGTCGAGTCGGCGTCGATGGCGATCGTCACCCACGCCTTCCGCGCCGAGGACCTCGGCGACCTCGCGACGACCGCCTCGTCCGGCTTCCTGGTCCCCCCGGTCGACGGCCGGGCGATCAAGGCGGCCACCTACTCCTTCGCCAAGTGGGCCTGGGTCCGCGAGGCCGGCGCTGCCGCCGGGGGCGTGCTGCTGCTCCGCACCTCGGTCGGTCGGCACCGCGAGGAGTCCGCGCTCCAGCACCCGGACGAGGTGCTCGTCGCGAGCTCCCTGGCCGAGCTCGCGGCCGCCACCGGGGTGGCGGCCCGGCCGGTCGACAGCCACGTCCAGCGGTGGGGCGGGGCGCTGCCGCAGTACGCCCTCGGGCACGTCGACCGGGTGGCACGGATCCGGTCCGCGGTGGCGCGGGTCCCGGGGCTGTCGGTCTGCGGGGCTGCGTACGACGGCGTGGGGATCCCGGCCGTCGTGGCCTCGGCCCGCCGCGCGACAATGGAGCCATGA
- a CDS encoding DUF3000 domain-containing protein — protein MVVRQETHPGAGAAATPPEFRAAVESMQAARLRPEVFCEEMPAPQRIAPHSFALSADVTVDDTDVGTGRIILLHDPDGNDAWDGTFRCVAYARAEIENDMITDPMLPSVGWTWLVEALEAHGASHTAPSGTVTRVATDSFGGMADEGGTAQIEIRASWTPLDPAALGDHVEAWGELLCTAAGLPPVPDGVTAMPSRRGQRGPGH, from the coding sequence ATGGTCGTCCGTCAGGAGACGCACCCGGGTGCGGGTGCGGCCGCGACGCCGCCCGAGTTCCGGGCCGCCGTCGAGAGCATGCAGGCGGCACGACTGCGCCCGGAGGTCTTCTGCGAGGAGATGCCCGCCCCGCAACGCATCGCCCCCCACTCCTTCGCGCTGAGTGCCGACGTGACCGTGGACGACACCGACGTCGGCACCGGGCGGATCATCCTGCTCCACGACCCCGACGGCAACGACGCCTGGGACGGCACCTTCCGGTGCGTGGCCTACGCCCGGGCCGAGATCGAGAACGACATGATCACCGACCCGATGCTGCCCAGCGTCGGGTGGACCTGGCTGGTCGAGGCGCTGGAGGCCCACGGCGCCTCCCACACGGCTCCCTCGGGCACCGTCACGCGGGTGGCGACCGACAGCTTCGGCGGCATGGCGGACGAGGGCGGCACCGCCCAGATCGAGATCCGCGCCTCGTGGACCCCGCTCGACCCGGCCGCCCTCGGCGACCACGTCGAGGCCTGGGGCGAGCTGCTCTGCACGGCCGCCGGGCTGCCCCCGGTGCCTGACGGCGTGACCGCGATGCCGAGCCGACGCGGGCAGCGTGGGCCGGGACACTGA
- the msrB gene encoding peptide-methionine (R)-S-oxide reductase MsrB — protein sequence MAYDVEKTDEQWREELSPEEYAVLRKAGTERAFTGEYTDTETTGVYRCKACQAKLFESGTKFHSGCGWPSFYQPITDTVEYLEDTSHGMKRVEVRCASCGSHLGHVFPDGYGTPTGDRFCINSISLTLEPAEK from the coding sequence ATGGCCTACGACGTGGAGAAGACCGACGAGCAGTGGCGCGAGGAGCTCTCGCCCGAGGAGTACGCCGTGCTCCGCAAGGCCGGCACCGAGCGCGCGTTCACCGGCGAGTACACCGACACCGAGACCACCGGCGTCTACCGATGCAAGGCCTGCCAGGCCAAGCTCTTCGAGTCCGGCACCAAGTTCCACTCCGGGTGCGGCTGGCCGAGCTTCTACCAGCCGATCACCGACACGGTCGAGTACCTCGAGGACACCTCCCACGGCATGAAGCGGGTCGAGGTCCGGTGCGCCAGCTGCGGGTCGCACCTCGGGCACGTCTTCCCCGACGGCTACGGCACCCCCACCGGCGACCGCTTCTGCATCAACTCGATCAGCCTGACGCTCGAGCCCGCCGAGAAGTAG
- a CDS encoding DNA polymerase domain-containing protein, protein MAKTAAATVVAGEREVRVSSPDRVIYEATERTPAVTKLMVAEYFASVDDGLMRALRDRPTALERWTSGVRPGMKLATGPQDRDADAFYQKRVPKGAPDYLESVGITFPSGRTAEEICPTEIAVPVWCAHMGTLTFHPWPVRRADVDRPDELRIDLDPQPGTTFGDAARVAGVARELLEELGITGFAKTSGNRGVHVFVRIRPDWEFTDVRHAAIGFGRELERRDGQVTTAWWKEERGERIFVDFNQNCRDRTIASAYSLRPIPGAPVSTPVTWSELAELSDPAGFTLFSVPDRVADGDPWGGIDDVAHDLEPLLDLWRDQGEVELNFPPDYPKMPGEPPRVQPSKKVAAHWDEQGNRVEGT, encoded by the coding sequence ATGGCGAAGACTGCGGCCGCGACCGTCGTCGCGGGGGAGCGCGAGGTCAGGGTCTCCTCACCCGATCGCGTGATCTACGAGGCGACCGAGCGGACGCCCGCGGTCACCAAGCTGATGGTGGCCGAGTACTTCGCCTCCGTCGACGACGGGTTGATGCGGGCGCTGCGCGACCGGCCGACCGCGCTGGAGCGCTGGACCTCGGGGGTCCGGCCCGGCATGAAGCTGGCCACCGGGCCGCAGGACCGCGACGCCGACGCGTTCTACCAGAAGCGGGTGCCGAAGGGCGCTCCCGACTACCTCGAGTCGGTCGGGATCACCTTCCCCTCCGGCCGGACGGCGGAGGAGATCTGCCCGACCGAGATCGCGGTCCCGGTCTGGTGCGCCCACATGGGGACGCTGACCTTCCACCCCTGGCCCGTACGCCGCGCCGACGTCGACCGTCCCGACGAGCTGCGCATCGACCTCGACCCGCAGCCGGGCACGACCTTCGGCGACGCTGCCCGGGTCGCGGGCGTGGCCCGTGAGCTGCTCGAGGAGCTCGGCATCACCGGCTTCGCCAAGACCAGCGGCAACCGGGGCGTCCACGTCTTCGTCCGGATCCGGCCGGACTGGGAGTTCACCGACGTCCGGCACGCCGCGATCGGCTTCGGCCGCGAGCTGGAGCGCCGCGACGGACAGGTGACGACCGCCTGGTGGAAGGAGGAGCGGGGGGAGCGGATCTTCGTCGACTTCAACCAGAACTGCCGCGACCGCACGATCGCGTCGGCGTACTCCCTGCGACCCATCCCGGGGGCACCCGTGTCGACGCCGGTGACGTGGTCGGAGCTGGCCGAGCTCTCCGACCCGGCCGGCTTCACGCTCTTCTCGGTCCCCGACCGGGTCGCCGACGGCGACCCCTGGGGCGGCATCGACGACGTGGCGCACGACCTCGAGCCACTGCTGGACCTGTGGCGCGACCAGGGCGAGGTGGAGCTGAACTTCCCGCCGGACTACCCGAAGATGCCGGGTGAGCCGCCGCGGGTGCAGCCGTCTAAGAAGGTCGCCGCCCACTGGGACGAGCAGGGCAACCGCGTCGAGGGCACCTGA
- a CDS encoding NYN domain-containing protein, which yields MDTDSSAVRIAVLIDADNTSPKYAEAILDELAKYGTPTIKRAYGDFSSPRLGGWTRELNARAIRAMHQNAFTTGKNSTDSALIIDAMDLLYAGNVEAFAIVSSDSDFTSLALRLRESGKLVYGLGRKRTAISLQNACDRFIMLEVLGSDHAEDDDPDESGDDGTEEASPQLNLQSALTKAVNATADDDGWTTLGAIGNHLARSHPSWDPRSFGHSKLSSLVADQAYLETRKSGTHVEVSLKRKAAPAKKSAPRKATKKAAAKKA from the coding sequence GTGGACACCGACTCCAGCGCCGTACGCATCGCCGTCCTCATCGACGCCGACAACACCTCCCCCAAGTACGCCGAGGCGATCCTCGACGAGCTCGCGAAGTACGGCACCCCCACGATCAAGCGCGCGTACGGCGACTTCTCCTCGCCACGGCTCGGCGGCTGGACCCGCGAGCTCAACGCCCGCGCGATCCGGGCGATGCACCAGAACGCCTTCACCACCGGCAAGAACTCCACCGACTCCGCGCTGATCATCGACGCGATGGACCTGCTCTACGCCGGCAACGTCGAGGCGTTCGCGATCGTCAGCAGCGACAGCGACTTCACCAGCCTGGCGCTGCGGCTGCGCGAGTCGGGGAAGCTCGTCTACGGCCTCGGGCGCAAGCGCACGGCCATCTCGCTCCAGAACGCCTGCGACCGCTTCATCATGCTCGAGGTGCTCGGCAGCGACCACGCGGAGGACGACGACCCCGACGAGTCCGGCGACGACGGGACGGAGGAGGCCTCGCCGCAGCTCAACCTGCAGAGTGCGCTGACCAAGGCGGTCAACGCCACCGCCGACGACGACGGCTGGACCACGCTGGGCGCCATCGGCAACCACCTCGCCCGCAGCCACCCGTCCTGGGACCCGCGCAGCTTCGGCCACAGCAAGCTGAGCAGCCTGGTCGCCGACCAGGCGTACCTCGAGACCCGCAAGTCGGGCACCCACGTAGAGGTGTCGCTCAAGCGCAAGGCGGCCCCGGCGAAGAAGTCCGCGCCCCGGAAGGCGACGAAGAAGGCGGCGGCCAAGAAGGCCTGA
- a CDS encoding ferredoxin reductase, with the protein MASPTVPWSRVRRAGWTLTTPLDPDDYLRLLNPLWTSRELRGRVEKVVPETDDAATLVLRPGWGWRYDHRPGQYVGIGIQVDGRFQWRSYSVSSPPKRSGRTIAITVRAMPEGLLSAHLVNGLEPGTVVRLALPEGDFVLPDPPPRKMLFLVGGSGITPVMAMLRTLDRRRTMPDVVLHYSSPTPDRMIFREELATLEERHEGLTIHRLHTDTDGMLDLADLDTICPDWRDRDTWACGPGPMLDAITGHYEEAGLAEQLHLERFSLELGGEGGEGGTITFRTSGKSVEVDGATTVLEAGEQAGVGMPYGCRMGICHTCTLTLVEGRVRDLRSGDEYAQPNEQVQTCITAAVGDCTLDI; encoded by the coding sequence ATGGCCAGCCCCACCGTCCCCTGGTCCCGCGTCCGTCGCGCGGGATGGACACTCACCACGCCGCTGGACCCCGACGACTACCTCCGGCTGCTCAACCCGCTGTGGACCTCGCGGGAGCTGCGGGGCCGCGTCGAGAAGGTGGTGCCGGAGACCGACGACGCCGCCACGCTCGTGCTGCGGCCCGGCTGGGGGTGGCGCTACGACCACCGCCCCGGGCAGTACGTCGGCATCGGGATCCAGGTCGACGGCAGGTTCCAGTGGCGCTCCTACTCGGTCAGCTCGCCCCCGAAGCGCTCGGGCCGCACCATCGCGATCACCGTCCGGGCGATGCCCGAGGGACTGCTCTCGGCCCACCTGGTCAACGGCCTGGAACCCGGCACGGTCGTGCGGCTGGCGCTGCCGGAGGGCGACTTCGTGCTGCCGGACCCGCCCCCGCGGAAGATGTTGTTCCTGGTCGGCGGCAGCGGGATCACCCCGGTGATGGCGATGCTGCGCACCCTCGACCGGCGCCGGACGATGCCCGACGTCGTCCTCCACTACTCCTCGCCGACCCCCGACCGGATGATCTTCCGCGAGGAGCTGGCGACGCTCGAGGAGCGCCACGAGGGGCTCACGATCCACCGGCTCCACACCGACACCGACGGCATGCTCGACCTGGCCGACCTCGACACCATCTGCCCCGACTGGCGCGACCGTGACACCTGGGCGTGCGGGCCCGGACCGATGCTCGACGCGATCACCGGCCACTACGAGGAGGCGGGGCTGGCCGAGCAGCTGCACCTCGAGCGGTTCTCCCTCGAGCTCGGCGGCGAGGGCGGGGAGGGCGGCACCATCACCTTCCGCACCTCCGGGAAGTCCGTCGAGGTCGACGGCGCCACCACGGTGCTCGAGGCCGGGGAGCAGGCCGGGGTCGGCATGCCGTACGGCTGCCGGATGGGGATCTGCCACACCTGCACGCTCACGCTCGTCGAGGGGCGGGTCCGCGACCTGCGCAGCGGCGACGAGTACGCCCAGCCCAACGAGCAGGTGCAGACCTGCATCACCGCCGCCGTCGGCGACTGCACGCTCGACATCTGA
- a CDS encoding NADPH-dependent FMN reductase → MSLPPGTVPRTAVVVGNPKPASRTLTAARRVAHGLTGSEQHLEVDLATWGTSLLDPEDAAVDDLVRRVGEAELVVVASPTYKATYTGLLKVFLDRFPAGGLRGVAVPVMLGAGPAHALAPDTTLRPLLAELGAVTPVRGLYVLDRDHDDPAAYDGWLASARPVVASLLDHRPHLTGVPA, encoded by the coding sequence ATGTCCCTGCCCCCCGGCACCGTGCCCCGGACCGCTGTCGTGGTCGGCAACCCCAAGCCGGCCAGCAGGACGCTCACCGCCGCCCGACGCGTCGCCCACGGGCTCACGGGCTCGGAGCAGCACCTCGAGGTCGACCTGGCGACGTGGGGCACCTCGCTGCTGGACCCGGAGGACGCCGCCGTCGACGACCTCGTCAGGCGCGTCGGCGAGGCGGAGCTGGTGGTCGTGGCGAGCCCGACGTACAAGGCGACCTACACCGGGCTGCTCAAGGTCTTCCTCGACCGCTTCCCGGCCGGTGGGCTCCGCGGCGTCGCGGTTCCCGTGATGCTCGGCGCGGGACCGGCCCACGCGCTGGCCCCCGACACCACGCTGCGGCCGCTGCTGGCCGAGCTCGGCGCCGTGACCCCGGTGCGGGGCCTCTACGTGCTCGACCGGGACCACGACGATCCGGCGGCGTACGACGGCTGGCTGGCCTCGGCCCGTCCGGTCGTCGCGTCGCTGCTCGACCACCGCCCCCACCTGACAGGAGTCCCCGCATGA